A stretch of the Candidatus Zixiibacteriota bacterium genome encodes the following:
- a CDS encoding NADH-quinone oxidoreductase subunit D, which translates to MAALRTEEFVVNMGPHHPSTHGVCRLLLTMDGEKVMAIEPYIGYLHRAIEKICENRTYHQCIPILDRFEYVTAMSCNYVFALAAEKLAQIEVPERAEYLRVIMLELNRIASHLIFFGTTAMDIGALTPFLYALREREYIMDLFEMTCGQRLTYNYIRIGGVSRDIPAEFVPKCREAIKIIGEKVLEYEALLNGNPIWKARTIGIGHLPKQLAIDYAVSGPILRAAGVDFDLRRDDPYSIYDRFDFEIPVRHNSDVFDRYMLRLDEIKQSIKIISQALDGLPEGDITAKVPMKFKPPAGEVYSRIENSRGEMGVYILSDGSEKPVRVKTRGGSYNHLQALPHFATGGLIADLVAIFASFDVIMPEVDR; encoded by the coding sequence ATGGCAGCGCTGCGCACTGAAGAATTTGTCGTCAATATGGGGCCGCACCACCCGTCGACCCACGGCGTGTGCCGCCTGTTGTTGACGATGGATGGTGAGAAGGTGATGGCGATTGAGCCGTATATCGGTTATCTCCATCGCGCCATCGAGAAGATCTGCGAAAACCGCACCTATCATCAGTGTATTCCCATTCTTGACCGATTCGAGTACGTGACGGCGATGTCGTGCAATTACGTTTTCGCGCTGGCGGCCGAGAAGCTGGCGCAGATTGAAGTCCCGGAGCGCGCCGAATATCTCCGCGTGATCATGCTCGAGTTGAATCGTATCGCTTCGCACCTGATTTTCTTCGGCACCACGGCCATGGATATTGGCGCTCTGACGCCGTTTCTGTACGCGCTTCGCGAGCGGGAATATATCATGGATCTGTTCGAGATGACGTGCGGCCAGAGGTTGACCTACAATTATATCCGTATCGGCGGCGTATCAAGGGACATTCCCGCCGAGTTCGTGCCGAAGTGCCGTGAAGCCATCAAGATTATTGGCGAAAAAGTGCTGGAATATGAAGCGTTGTTGAACGGTAACCCGATCTGGAAGGCGCGCACGATAGGTATCGGTCATCTTCCAAAACAACTGGCGATAGACTACGCCGTATCGGGTCCTATTCTCCGGGCAGCGGGTGTAGATTTTGATTTGAGGCGGGATGACCCATATTCGATATATGATAGATTTGATTTTGAGATCCCGGTTCGCCACAACAGTGATGTGTTCGACCGGTATATGCTTCGTCTTGATGAAATCAAGCAGTCAATAAAGATTATCAGCCAGGCTCTTGACGGACTTCCGGAAGGGGACATCACGGCCAAAGTGCCGATGAAATTCAAACCGCCGGCGGGCGAAGTTTACAGCAGAATCGAAAACTCGCGCGGCGAGATGGGTGTCTATATTCTTTCCGATGGCAGCGAGAAGCCGGTTCGTGTCAAGACGCGCGGCGGGTCGTACAATCATCTTCAGGCACTGCCGCATTTCGCGACCGGAGGCCTCATCGCCGACCTGGTAGCGATATTCGCATCGTTCGATGTGATCATGCCGGAGGTGGATAGGTAA
- a CDS encoding NADH-quinone oxidoreductase subunit C, with protein sequence MTKDELKSYISSNFPAMTLLETGRFDPLYEINPAKLLEVARALHDDEKLKFDFLCNMHGQDTKENFEVVYSIASIDNKLRLDFKFKLPYDKAEVDSVQPVWPAAGWYEREMWELYGINVRNHNNLKRFLLPDDWDQGHPMRKDWDAPDFIRFPEL encoded by the coding sequence ATGACAAAAGACGAGCTCAAGAGTTATATCAGCAGTAATTTTCCGGCCATGACGCTTCTGGAAACGGGACGTTTCGACCCGCTGTATGAGATTAATCCGGCCAAGCTGCTCGAAGTTGCCAGGGCGCTTCACGATGATGAAAAGCTCAAGTTCGATTTCCTTTGCAACATGCACGGTCAGGATACGAAAGAAAATTTCGAAGTCGTCTATTCAATAGCTTCCATTGACAACAAGCTCAGACTGGATTTTAAGTTCAAGCTGCCGTACGACAAAGCCGAGGTTGACTCGGTGCAGCCGGTTTGGCCGGCCGCCGGATGGTATGAGCGTGAAATGTGGGAGCTGTACGGTATCAATGTCAGAAATCACAACAACCTGAAACGGTTCCTTCTTCCTGATGACTGGGACCAGGGTCATCCGATGCGTAAAGACTGGGATGCCCCCGACTTTATTCGTTTTCCGGAGCTTTAA
- a CDS encoding NADH-quinone oxidoreductase subunit B family protein produces the protein MGLIKKLPVYAEKIPGGAIVTTSVETVLHFAQAKSLWYLLFGTACCAIELMCTGASRYDFDRLGMIFRASPRQSDLILAAGTITKKMAPRLRRLYDQMAEPRYVIAMGGCTVKGGPFYYDSYAVEKGIDHIVPVDIYIPGCPPRPESLMEGCLHLQEKIRRQKLSDWQEK, from the coding sequence ATGGGTTTAATCAAGAAGCTGCCGGTTTATGCTGAGAAAATTCCGGGTGGCGCCATTGTTACGACATCTGTGGAGACAGTTTTACATTTCGCTCAGGCCAAGTCGCTTTGGTACCTGTTGTTTGGCACCGCCTGTTGCGCGATAGAGCTGATGTGCACCGGCGCCTCCCGTTATGATTTTGACCGTCTTGGTATGATTTTCCGCGCCTCTCCCCGGCAGTCCGATTTGATTCTCGCCGCCGGGACCATTACCAAAAAGATGGCGCCGCGACTTCGCCGGCTGTATGACCAGATGGCCGAGCCGCGGTATGTTATAGCAATGGGCGGGTGTACCGTAAAGGGTGGCCCCTTTTATTATGACAGCTATGCCGTGGAAAAAGGTATCGACCACATCGTGCCGGTCGATATTTATATCCCCGGCTGTCCGCCCCGTCCGGAGTCGCTGATGGAGGGATGCCTGCATCTCCAGGAAAAGATTCGTCGGCAAAAACTGAGCGATTGGCAGGAAAAGTAA
- the ndhC gene encoding NADH-quinone oxidoreductase subunit A: MTEYLAVLIFIFAGIGIVLFTFLLARLIRPSNPYPAKTINYECAEEPIGTSWIRFNNRFYIFALIFVIFDVEVIFLFPWAVAFGQLGLYALIEMVIFIAILFFGIFYAWRKGALKWV; this comes from the coding sequence ATGACAGAGTATTTAGCAGTTTTAATCTTCATCTTTGCAGGGATCGGGATTGTTCTGTTTACCTTTCTGCTGGCCCGCCTGATTAGACCATCCAACCCCTACCCCGCCAAGACAATCAATTATGAGTGCGCCGAGGAGCCGATAGGTACCTCATGGATAAGGTTTAACAACCGTTTCTATATTTTCGCTCTCATATTTGTGATTTTTGATGTTGAGGTGATCTTCTTGTTCCCGTGGGCTGTGGCTTTCGGGCAGTTGGGTCTTTATGCTCTGATTGAGATGGTCATATTTATCGCCATTCTTTTCTTTGGTATCTTCTATGCCTGGAGGAAGGGAGCCCTGAAATGGGTTTAA
- a CDS encoding cytochrome c3 family protein: protein MFKTGSTVLVFLLMLGISPCLAQDNCRDCHFDFEDDDGPSHKIVRDVHIQKGLGCVDCHGGDMTLDDMEQVRQVKGYRGIPTHREVPEFCAECHSDAVYMRNHNPALATDQLDKYKTSIHGQRLFGKNDPKVANCISCHSVHEIGDAKMPHSSTHPTNIALTCGQCHANADYMAEYRIPTSQVDDYMESVHAKALYEGGDVSAPTCNDCHGNHGAAPPGVSSLSAVCGMCHAIEADLFNGSPHKIAFEENDYPMCETCHSNHKIEKPTDAMVGAESPAVCVDCHSADDGTMGIEAASNISGAIGNLVAAHDEADSLLNEAILKGMMTTDEEFRLKDVRQVLIQTRTLVHSFNADSVASKAKEGIEKADEVKSNSVALIDEYHFRRRGLGLATIFITILVVALYIKIRRVDNRLYSR, encoded by the coding sequence ATGTTCAAGACAGGTTCGACAGTTTTGGTTTTTCTGCTGATGCTGGGCATTTCGCCTTGCCTGGCACAGGACAATTGTCGCGATTGCCATTTCGATTTTGAGGACGACGACGGTCCATCGCACAAGATTGTCCGCGATGTTCACATCCAGAAGGGGCTGGGATGTGTGGACTGTCACGGCGGGGATATGACTCTTGACGATATGGAGCAGGTGCGTCAGGTCAAAGGCTACCGGGGCATACCAACTCATCGGGAGGTTCCTGAATTCTGCGCGGAGTGTCACAGCGACGCTGTTTATATGAGAAATCACAATCCCGCTCTTGCGACCGACCAGCTTGACAAATACAAGACTTCGATTCACGGCCAGCGGTTGTTTGGAAAGAATGACCCCAAGGTGGCCAACTGTATTTCCTGTCACTCGGTGCATGAAATCGGGGACGCCAAGATGCCGCATTCGAGCACCCATCCGACCAACATCGCTTTGACCTGCGGGCAGTGCCACGCCAATGCCGATTATATGGCCGAATACAGGATACCGACCTCGCAGGTGGATGATTACATGGAATCTGTGCACGCTAAAGCCCTGTATGAAGGCGGTGATGTCAGCGCCCCCACCTGCAACGACTGCCATGGCAATCACGGGGCGGCCCCTCCGGGGGTTTCTTCGCTGTCCGCAGTTTGCGGCATGTGCCACGCTATCGAAGCCGATCTTTTCAATGGCTCCCCGCATAAAATCGCCTTTGAAGAAAACGACTACCCGATGTGCGAGACCTGCCACTCCAACCATAAGATCGAAAAACCCACTGACGCTATGGTTGGGGCTGAATCACCGGCTGTGTGTGTGGACTGTCACAGCGCTGACGATGGCACGATGGGCATCGAAGCAGCATCCAATATTTCGGGCGCCATCGGCAATCTGGTAGCCGCTCACGATGAAGCTGATTCGCTGCTTAACGAGGCCATTCTGAAGGGCATGATGACCACCGACGAGGAGTTCCGGCTCAAAGATGTCCGGCAGGTGCTGATTCAGACCCGGACCCTGGTGCACTCGTTTAACGCAGACTCTGTTGCTTCGAAGGCGAAGGAGGGGATCGAGAAAGCCGATGAGGTGAAGAGCAACTCGGTTGCCCTGATAGATGAATATCATTTTCGGCGGAGGGGGCTGGGTCTTGCCACGATTTTCATCACGATTCTGGTGGTCGCTCTGTATATCAAGATCAGGCGGGTTGACAATCGGCTGTATTCGAGGTAA
- a CDS encoding cytochrome b N-terminal domain-containing protein, with translation MAGGGVKEGLYARLYAWVNERFKVDALVDYMGDKKVPVHGHSAFYYLGGISLFLFIVQVVTGILLLMYYRPGADSAYESVRFIVANVQFGWLIRSIHSWSANLMILAVFLHMFTVFFTHAYRKPRELTWLSGIGLLGLALMFGFSGYLLPWNELAFFATRVGTGMAGAIPLIGESVMVIMRGGEEVTGATIGRFFGLHVAILPGIFTVLLAAHLIFIQRQGMSEPVQWAGKSEGAKRYQRFFPSFILRDLLVWLIVLNILAVLAVLFPDGIGVVHWPLGAKADPFAPPPEVIRPEWYFMFAFQALKLLPAHVLFIEGELFGIILFGIGGLVWTLVPFLDKKRADQKAQYLMAFGWFVVAFILAMTVMGYLV, from the coding sequence ATGGCGGGCGGTGGAGTCAAAGAGGGGCTTTATGCTCGCCTGTATGCGTGGGTCAATGAGCGTTTCAAGGTCGATGCGCTTGTCGATTACATGGGCGACAAGAAAGTGCCCGTACACGGCCATTCGGCATTCTACTATCTGGGCGGGATTTCGCTTTTCCTGTTTATCGTTCAGGTTGTCACCGGAATACTCCTATTGATGTATTACCGTCCGGGAGCCGATTCGGCGTACGAGTCGGTCAGGTTCATTGTGGCCAATGTTCAGTTCGGGTGGTTGATTCGCTCGATTCATTCGTGGTCGGCCAACCTGATGATTCTGGCCGTGTTTCTTCACATGTTCACGGTCTTTTTCACGCACGCTTATCGCAAGCCGCGGGAGTTGACCTGGCTCTCCGGCATAGGCCTTTTGGGGCTGGCGCTGATGTTCGGATTCTCGGGTTATTTGCTTCCATGGAACGAGCTGGCCTTTTTTGCGACGCGGGTCGGTACGGGTATGGCCGGCGCCATTCCGCTGATCGGTGAGAGTGTCATGGTTATTATGCGTGGCGGTGAAGAAGTGACAGGGGCGACTATCGGGCGTTTCTTTGGTCTTCACGTGGCGATTCTTCCGGGTATATTCACGGTGCTTCTGGCGGCCCATTTGATTTTCATCCAGCGCCAGGGGATGAGCGAACCGGTTCAGTGGGCAGGGAAGTCGGAAGGCGCAAAGCGATACCAGAGGTTTTTCCCGAGTTTTATACTGAGGGATCTTCTGGTCTGGCTCATCGTGCTGAATATTCTTGCGGTGCTGGCGGTGTTGTTTCCCGATGGTATCGGGGTGGTTCACTGGCCGCTGGGTGCCAAGGCGGATCCGTTCGCCCCGCCGCCGGAAGTGATTCGTCCGGAATGGTATTTTATGTTCGCATTTCAGGCGCTGAAACTTCTGCCGGCCCATGTTTTGTTTATCGAAGGTGAATTGTTCGGCATCATACTGTTTGGTATTGGCGGCCTGGTCTGGACGCTGGTGCCCTTTCTGGATAAGAAGCGGGCGGATCAGAAGGCGCAATATCTAATGGCGTTTGGTTGGTTTGTCGTGGCATTTATTCTGGCCATGACAGTTATGGGTTATCTGGTTTAG
- a CDS encoding Rieske 2Fe-2S domain-containing protein produces MSEDKPTRRGFLEIILGGGILATIGAVLYPVIKYIIPPAAGEAKLSQLKLTFTREDIAADPKRAKYFKYGRDLGIIFLTDKDELHALSATCTHLDCTVQNKPDEGIIWCACHNGKYDFNGNNISGPPPRPLARYLVKETQGTIFVSLEEA; encoded by the coding sequence TTGTCCGAAGATAAACCTACACGGCGCGGATTTCTCGAGATAATTCTTGGAGGGGGTATCCTGGCCACCATTGGGGCTGTACTGTATCCGGTCATCAAGTACATCATACCTCCTGCGGCGGGTGAGGCCAAACTTTCGCAACTCAAGCTTACCTTTACGCGTGAAGATATAGCCGCCGACCCCAAACGGGCCAAGTATTTCAAATACGGACGCGATCTGGGGATCATTTTCCTGACCGACAAGGATGAGCTGCATGCGTTGTCGGCGACTTGTACGCATCTGGACTGCACGGTACAGAACAAGCCCGATGAAGGGATAATCTGGTGTGCCTGTCACAACGGGAAATATGATTTCAATGGCAACAACATTTCCGGTCCGCCCCCGAGGCCCTTGGCGCGCTATCTTGTGAAAGAGACACAGGGGACAATTTTTGTAAGTCTTGAGGAGGCCTGA
- a CDS encoding RidA family protein — translation MKEIIKTDKSPSAIGPYSQAVKVPCGTVLFLSGNIPLDPSTMEIVGRTAAEQCTQVMNNIAQVLKAGGADLSKVVKTTIFLTDMDDFGSVNEVYATFFDSNPPARSACEVSRLPRGVKIMIEATAFL, via the coding sequence ATGAAGGAGATTATCAAGACCGATAAGTCGCCATCGGCAATCGGGCCATATTCGCAGGCCGTGAAAGTTCCGTGTGGGACGGTGTTGTTTTTGTCGGGGAATATTCCACTCGATCCATCGACGATGGAGATTGTCGGCAGGACAGCCGCCGAGCAGTGCACGCAGGTGATGAATAATATAGCTCAAGTGCTCAAGGCAGGCGGCGCCGATCTGAGCAAGGTGGTCAAGACAACGATATTTTTGACGGACATGGATGATTTCGGTTCGGTAAATGAGGTGTACGCGACATTTTTCGACAGTAATCCACCGGCGCGGTCGGCCTGTGAGGTGAGCCGTCTTCCCAGGGGCGTGAAAATCATGATCGAGGCCACAGCGTTTCTGTAA
- a CDS encoding HD-GYP domain-containing protein — MVTSPIKFVQGQKYMAIYLDSIRVDSVLDFDLFIKVNRNLVLYRSADLPFTEATRQKLIENHVDRLYITDESRGKYQKYIEDNLGKILTDPQVKEEKKAGILYETSTNLVKEVLSNPTYGENIRRSKDLVANTVNYILSGREAFLNLLKITSFDYYTYTHSVNVSTFSVALAQQMGYSERAFLHELGIGALLHDIGKSKISDRILNKRSALNPIEFEIMKKHPKWGIEILTGTEDIPAAAYYPILQHHERGDRSGYPSGLSLSEMHLYSRIVSIADSFDAMTTERVYQKAMDTYPSLKIMFSLKGAYDEDALRAFVELMGPEGLAQVS, encoded by the coding sequence ATGGTTACTTCGCCCATCAAGTTCGTACAGGGGCAGAAATATATGGCCATCTATCTGGACTCAATCCGGGTAGATTCGGTGCTGGATTTTGACCTCTTTATCAAAGTAAACCGCAATCTGGTCCTTTATCGCTCCGCCGATCTCCCTTTCACCGAAGCCACCCGGCAGAAGCTGATAGAAAACCATGTTGACCGGCTTTATATCACCGACGAAAGCCGGGGCAAATATCAGAAATATATCGAAGACAACCTGGGGAAAATCCTTACCGATCCGCAGGTGAAAGAAGAGAAGAAGGCCGGGATTCTTTATGAGACTTCGACCAATCTCGTCAAGGAGGTCTTGTCCAATCCCACTTATGGTGAGAACATTCGCCGTTCGAAAGATCTTGTGGCTAACACAGTCAATTATATCTTGAGCGGACGCGAGGCGTTTCTGAATCTGCTGAAGATAACTTCGTTCGATTATTACACTTATACTCATTCGGTGAACGTGTCGACATTTTCGGTGGCGCTGGCGCAGCAAATGGGATATTCCGAACGGGCGTTTCTTCACGAGCTCGGTATTGGAGCGCTGCTTCACGATATCGGTAAGTCGAAAATTTCGGATCGTATCCTCAACAAGCGTTCGGCTTTGAATCCGATAGAGTTCGAGATAATGAAGAAACATCCCAAGTGGGGAATTGAGATTCTTACCGGCACCGAAGACATTCCCGCCGCGGCGTATTATCCGATTTTGCAGCATCACGAGCGCGGTGACCGCAGCGGTTATCCGAGCGGATTGAGCCTGAGCGAGATGCATCTTTACTCGCGAATTGTCTCGATTGCCGATTCATTCGATGCTATGACGACCGAGCGCGTGTATCAAAAGGCGATGGATACGTATCCATCGTTGAAGATCATGTTTTCGCTCAAAGGGGCGTATGATGAAGACGCGCTGCGCGCTTTCGTTGAGCTGATGGGCCCTGAAGGCCTGGCCCAGGTATCGTAA
- a CDS encoding TIGR04255 family protein translates to MSDIHYANPKLTDVVARIDYTHPIKQIATGLSKDLQKALYGRFPILEPLEEEPLTTDPGASWVRVREYRYFSKNKQKRFILSPQHAFLEYKKYDSYETLKSDFLGILGPLFASCPELMVRRFGLRYVNQFDMEGEGDVTDWNSYIKPSCLGFMSAIPDDTKLFLTKAIQNVSWAYDDYNMNCNFGLHNPDFPATLRRKIFVLDLDAYVQGALELDDIKEKLDVFHQKIQELFEDSITEELRKVISV, encoded by the coding sequence ATGTCCGACATACACTACGCTAACCCGAAGCTCACAGATGTCGTAGCGAGAATTGATTATACACACCCAATCAAGCAGATCGCAACAGGTCTGAGTAAAGACCTTCAGAAGGCTCTCTACGGTAGATTTCCCATTTTGGAGCCACTCGAGGAAGAACCATTGACCACAGACCCAGGTGCGTCTTGGGTCAGAGTCCGCGAATACAGGTATTTCAGTAAGAACAAGCAAAAGAGGTTTATACTGTCGCCGCAGCATGCGTTTCTTGAGTACAAGAAGTACGACTCTTATGAGACACTTAAATCAGATTTCCTGGGTATTCTCGGTCCGCTGTTTGCGTCATGTCCGGAATTAATGGTGAGACGGTTTGGTTTGAGATACGTTAATCAGTTTGATATGGAAGGAGAGGGGGACGTGACGGACTGGAACAGTTACATCAAGCCGTCGTGTCTTGGGTTCATGAGTGCCATTCCAGATGACACAAAGTTATTCCTAACAAAAGCTATTCAGAATGTGTCTTGGGCCTATGACGACTACAACATGAACTGCAACTTCGGGCTTCATAATCCAGACTTTCCTGCCACGCTTCGGCGCAAAATATTTGTTCTGGATCTAGATGCATATGTTCAGGGTGCACTGGAGCTCGATGACATTAAAGAGAAACTAGATGTCTTTCATCAGAAAATCCAAGAACTATTCGAGGATTCTATTACGGAAGAGCTCCGAAAGGTTATTTCTGTCTAA